DNA from Colletotrichum higginsianum IMI 349063 chromosome 7 map unlocalized unitig_7, whole genome shotgun sequence:
tccgccgccgtccagggGAAGTGAGGAGTCTTCGGGAAGACCTGGAGCCatggccgcggcggcggccagcggcGTCGGGAAGCTCGCTGGCAACGCGACCAAGGGCCTGTTCGTGGACATACCCCTCGCTATGAccgagggcctgcgggcgGTGCCGAACCTTTACGGCGATCAGGTGCGGAagcacgacgccgtcgaggacttCCGCAGCGGCGTTTCGGTGGCGGGCAAGACATTCTGCCACGACATGAAGGGCGGCTTCACGGATATTTTTGTCCACACGTACACCGGCAAGAAGGAGCAGGGAGCAATTGGTGCGGCCAAGGGCCTGGGGAAGGGAGTGGTGAGCCTGGTGACCAAGAGCACGGCGGCCACCTTTGGGCTCGTGAGCTATCCGGCGCAGGGCATCTACCGCAGCATCTGGGCCGCCTCGAACGCGGACATGCGGAGGAGTATCGAGGATgagaagctcctcgagggcgactgGCTAGTGTCGATGAGCCCGAGCTGGAAGATGGATCATGCGGCCATTGTCGAGGACTTTGAGGGGATGCGGGGGACAAGGGGGCGATGAAGGACAAGTCTGCCTTGCGCGCAGACTGTATTTGGCGTGTTTGTTTCCTTTGGTGTCAGCATCGGCGTTTCGGTACATAATAGGGTTGTCAGATGGATGAATTCGGCGCAAGGCTCGAGAATCATTTGTGCCTCGACCTCTTTACCATATGATCTCTCCTTCCAGAAGAATTCGGGTTTGTGAATGCTTGTCGTTCTTGGGCGCCCCCGGTCGAGGCTCAGCACGCTAGTTGGATCCACCGTTCGCCCGTGTCGGCATCGTGATCCTGCAGACCCATGATACAGCCACGGGTGGCGAAATAGGAAGTCTTCTGGAAGGATTCGATAGTGGGGTCAATTGGCTTGgcttcttttttcttcgcTTTGGGAATATCAAAGGTCAAAATCTTCGGCTCAATCGTTGAATCCGAGGATGATTACCAGCTCTTCTTAACTTGGTGTTCCCATATTGAACCGCTTCCGCGGCGTTTCTCTCGTTGCGAAGTCCGATGCTTCTGCTAGGGGTCGCTGCTGTCTCTCGAAGCAGAACACGCCCGAGATGCACAGCAACATTTCCTTGCTCCTGGTGGAATGCAACAAGACGACGGAATGAAGGAACCGTGGATCTGAACGCAACCACGTTAAGCCTTGTGGGGTCTGCGGAACCCCATTGCGATGAGAGATCCCAGCAGACATGCAGACGGGCTTCCCCGAGTGCTGAATTCGGTGAGTGAGGAACCGACGATCGGCCGAGACTGGCACGCCGCCCGGATATGATGTCAAGGGCGCACCGATGGGATTTGGTGTTGAGACTGGCAGATTAGGTCGGTAGCCAAGGTAGCACAGAGCGAATGTCCCCCAAGCCGCCGGGCGAAAAGGTGGTCGGGGCTGTGCCGGGTCACGAGTGCCGGTGAGACGCTATGGCCACATTCGGAAAGGGTGGAGACGTGCGGCCGGCGCGGATTGGCCGATCCGGAGGCTGACGGTCGACGCGGTGGCACGGTAACAATCAATGACGCTCTGCCTAGCGGTAGATTCGGTGGGGAATGTGGTTATCTACAAACTACCTAATCGTAGCTTTGGCCGTTGGGGTTCTGGCAAAAAAGGAGCGAGGGGCATAGTAAGGGAGGAAGCGGGAGGCTAGGCCGCCGTGCCATTCCTGGGTTCCTGAAATCCTTTGCAGTTTGGAGAGGCTCTGCTTTGCCGTCAGGCGTTATTTCGTAGCCGTAGGAGCCGTGTTGGTTCCGCAGGCCTAGGGTATGGCGACGGACTGGGTACCTTCTGTGATGGTAGACCGGCAGCAGACCCGCTGTATCGTTGTAGTGGAGTGGAGTGAACAATTAGTGTAAGCTTCTCGGCGTTCGAGTTCCATGATATCATGCCACTCCGCCATGGACTCCCTTGGCGGAACTCGGCACGCGCGAGTGTGGTGATTGGCGGTTGGCGTGCTTGGGAGGGGACAGGGTCGTCAAATAACATGACACAGAGATGAATGTTTTGTGAAACGTTCCCCGTTCGCGAGGAGACGGACTTTGGGTAGATGGCTGCAGCCAGCATAGTTCACAATCGCCCCGTGTACCTGTACAGGTACAGATACCCTGGCAGCCAGACACCATCACTGCGTTGAGATCAGACGGCGCGTTTGGATGGGAGCTTGAGCCTGGAGGCATGGGAGGCGGGAGTGGAGGGTGACAAAGGTGCCAGCTCTGTCCTGAATCATCCCCGACCAGTCCACTTACCCCGTGCACGGGCGGAGAGTTGTGTGTAGCCAAGGCTGATTGTACAACACTGGctggatcatggatggaATGGGCGGATTGAGTACCGCCACCGACTCTGCCACTAGATCGACTTGTTGTAGTTGTCTAGGCAGCGAAGATTCGACAAGGCTGAATCCGTATCTCGTAATTCGTATTTCGTGGAGGCATGCACCAGGGCGAGTTTTGGTAATTCGAGCTGGTTGATCGGGCGAgcgaagaaaagaaagggttTGGGGTGCTGATAAGACGGCAGCAAAGTTGAGCCGTCTTCGCATCGTCACCCTTGCCAGCGCATTTTGAGGCCCCAATCACAGTCAGGTGTACTTTGGGTAGGTAGTCAGTATTTTACAATGTACCGGAAGACGAGAAAACATGCAATGCCACCATCTCCATATCAGGTCACCGAAATCGAGTGTAGTGTTCACCATTATTCACTGCCTTGGTGGTGCCCCCCCTGCCTGTGGTGGGAAGCTAAATGAGCACGGTCTACAGTGCTGTGCCCGCTCTATGGTCTCTCCAGTCTCACTCCACCATCGGGCACTTCTGCCCCGCATGGTTTCTCTATCCCTGATGCCTAGTGGGTGAATGCTTGTgcccaggtacctacctacctacccacgTACCCTGGTCGACACAGCACCTCAGAGTTCCTTCCTCAACTGCACGCGACCCTTGCTCCACTCTTCGGCTTCCGTAGCTTCCTCTCGCAAGTTGCAGCTGTCTGCCGGGCCTATCATCACTCGTGACAAAGGCTCAGTGCCACCATAAGAAAGGCTAGGAAGGAGTTGAAGCGCATCGCATCGGGTACCGATACCTACCACACCATTCGGGTACGTACCTTTCGGAGGAGGGCATGGGGTGAGGGGGAGCTCTTCCCTCCTAAGAAGCAGAGCTTCTGGGCGCAAACACAGCCCACCCTGTGATTCGATTCGACCCTGGTTCTTTGGCCCGAGTCTATGATCATCAGTCACTGTCCTTTTCATTCTGCCGCCTGGGCATGTCCGGTTTCCACCCTCGACACGTCTCTCTGTTTCTGTACCCTGCCGCCAAAAAGCACCTTGGCCACAGTCGGTCTACTTAAGAACCTCGTCTCCCCGTATTACCCATCCTAGACCAAACACATGCCTCGCCACTCAGACTCCATCTACGAAGCTTCCGATCATCAAGATAACCACCAACAGCAAGCTTCGTCCTCCAACTCTGCTCGACACCTGCTACACAACAGCTCTGCCCGATCCCAATCGCCCACAATGAGCGCTGCCAACGCCCCGCACCACGAGGGTTCCTCGACCGGCAAGGGTCGTGCCCCCGACTACGATGAGCACGACAACCGCACCGAGACCACGACCAACGGCGGTGGCCTTGGCTTGGGCCAGGGCGGCTTCAAGCCTCACGGAGAGATGACGGTCAAGCCTCCCACCAAGGAGGACCTCCAGCGCAGCTACGCCAAGGTTGTCGAAGAGGACGCCAACCCCAAGGGCTGGTACGGAACTATGAGTACGTCTCGTCGCCTCAACTTCTACCCGATATCCTATTGCAACGTACTGACACAGTATTTCCAGTCAACACtttcggcgccgtcatcggcacCATCGGTGCCATCCCCTGCTGCATCGTCTGCCCGAACCCTTACAAGAACGTCAACCAGGGcaacgtcggcctcgtcaccAAGTTCGGCAAGTTCTACAAGGCCGTCGACCCGGGCCTGGTCAAGGTCAACCCTCTCAGTGAGAAGCTTATCCAGGTCGACGTCAAGATCCAGATGGCAGAGGTTCCCCAGCAGACCTGCATGACCAAGGACAACGTGACGCTTCACCTCACCTCGGTCATCTACTACCACATCGTCGCCCCCCACCGCGCCGCCTTTGGAATTTCCAACGTGCGCCAGGCTCTCATGGAGCGAACCCAGACCACTTTGCGCCATGTTGTCGGTGCCCGCATTCTGCAGGATGTCATCGAGCGCCGAGAGGAGATTGCCCAGTCCATCGGCGAGATCatcgaggacgtcgccgccggaTGGGGTGTTCAGGTCGAGAGCATGCTCATCAAGGACATCATCTTCAGCCAGGAGTTGCAGGAGTCGCTCTCCATGGCCGCGCAGAGCAAGCGCATCGGTGAGAGCAAGATCAttgccgccaaggccgaggtaTGTCGTTTCCCACTTTAAGGACTGAGAGCGCGTACGTGTCTAACAAACCATAGGTGGAATCCGCCAAGCTCATGCGCCAGGCCGCCGACATCCTGTCGTCAGCACCCGCCATGCAGATCCGCTACCTTGAGGCGATGCAGGCCATGGCCAAGTCGTCCAACAGCAAGGTTATCTTCCTGCCTGGCCCCGGCCAGACGATGCCCAACATTCAGCAGTCGCTCAGCGGCAACCAGACGGGCGAGTCGTCGGCCGGCGCCAACAATGGCACGGCGGACTTCAACGACTTTGGAGGTCAGGACTCCGGCTTTCAGCAAGCTATCAACTCTCGTGTGATCGAAAACATTTGAGTTCGCACCGAGTGCTGACTTTGAGGTCTTCGTGGGGGGAATAGCGTGGTCTCACTAAAAGCCGGCCCCATTACGGCTGACACCACCCGCACGATAATGATTCTTTGCTGCGACGTCATACCCCTTTGCGCTTTACGATGCCCGACATGATTGATTTCGAATACCCTTTTGCGACGCCACAAATCACTAGAAAATCAACACAAAAAAACTCAATTAGAACGTGTATCTTTACCACATGGGGTGCGGGGTGGACTGCCGGATGGAGGAATGGGCCATCAACTCTCCCAGGGGACGATACCCGAGATGGGCGTGAACAGCTTGAAGGGGCATTGTAGGATACCCATTTCGTTCGTTACTAAGTCTTTCGATGGGCATAATGGTAATGGTAAATGAAGAAGTTGAAATCAGAAGATGTGTCTAGAATCTGTGTTTGCTCTCTCATGCATGTCTCTCGCAACATGAGTCCCCATTATTTGATATGTGTGATGCATATTCCATTGTCCAAGTTTAGTGATTCGGCTGAAAGCACAACTCATGTTTCGAACAATCGACGGTGTTCGATTTTTCGCCCAGCTAAGCTGGTGTCAATCGTTTTTTGGCGGCTGGGCACTCTGGGAGTATCATTCACCTGAGACCCCCTAAGCTCATGACCATACCGCCTTCATATGTGTACAAGAAGTACCCAGGGAAGATATTGGCTTGGTCGTCAGATGATCTTGAGTGAGCAGCAACAGATGTGGAGGCCGACCGTGGACCACCAATCCAGCAGGCAAGGGAATACTGTCACTTCAGAACATGAACATGAACCCCTCAAGATAGACCAAGATCTAGGATGCTCTGACCAATGTTCACATTATCTTATTACATCCTACATTCCAGCTAGGCCGTTATTCTACCATACATGCTCCTCAGATACCGCCGATCGAGAACATGGACAAACATACATGCACACGCAACTCAAGTCTCCTTCCATGGCAGAGATATCTCCACCGGCAACATATCCTTCTCCACCAtctggacgacggcctcggcgtccagCCCCTTCAGCGCCTGCAGCACCTCGCGATACCCCTCCTCGCTCAGCCCCTCCCTGCGGTCGCAGTagacgtcgacgccctccttGGTGAAGACGGTGGGCGCGAACCAGGTGACGACCcacctctccctctcgccgccggggatCTCGCGCTCGCCCCAGCCGAGGACCTCCCAGTGGCTGCTGACGAAGAACAGCCAGCCCTTGCCGCGCCAGTCCCAGGCGGTGGTGTCGGCGGGGCTCGAGGCGGTGTCGACGCCGCGAACGGActtgacgccgccggtgCCCGGGGGGTTCTTGTTAGACTCGTactcgacgaggtcgtcgacgcgggcggcgccgtcgggcTTGGGGTCCAGGGGGGCGTAGGATATGCGCACGTTGCGGGCGTCGCGCCACATGGAGAGCGTGGAGTGGGTGACGGACCAGGTGCGGAGGAGCCAGTCGAGGGGCGGGGCGGAgaaggtcggcggcggggcgggTGCGTATTTGGAGGGGGAGCGTAGGGCGACGGTGGTCGGCGGGGAGGCCATGGCTAGGTAATTTAATCTATCTACCTTGATTGAATTGAAAGACGCGTTGTTCGGGGAGTGGTTTGAGTTAGGCGAGTCCCTACTAAAGGGAGGAACAGGTCGTGCAAACGACAAACGGCAAACGGCAAGGGGTTGAAGTTGAAGTTGAGGAGCAAGCGCAAACCCGTCGATGCCCCAAGCTCCGGGATCCGCGTGTTTCAAAATGATGTCAGCAGTGTCCCCCTTCTTGTCTCGAATCCCCAACTTTTCATCCCTCGAGTTTCTTTCTAGTCCCAACGTCCCGATGAACGTTTCAACCTCATAGGCTCTTTTCTcggggctctctctctcacctttCATCCCATACTCCCAAACTTCCCAAACTCCCAAACTCATCCACCATTTAGCTCCAAAAGGTCACCCACGAGGCTGGAAATTAAAGCCGCCCTAGTGCCGAGCAGGGGTCTTAATTTTCAACTTCTTCGCGCATACCCACGGATCTTTCCGTGCCCAGAGCTCCATCCCGATTCCCTTTTGCCGTCTTattttccctccccccacaTCCGGAGCtcgtctttttttttttttttctttgcTGCCGGAAACCCCCCCAATCCTCCATCCTCAGTCCTCTGACCGGCCGCCTTCGTTATCCAACATCTTCGCACCGCAACGTCCCGCACACAACACGCGCGCAGACCGACCCCCAATCGCTTACCGCCCACCATGGACGACCAagacatcgccgccgagatcgaccCCGAGATGGCCGCCTTCATGGGCTTCGCCTCCTTCGGCacccagcccgccgccaaAAAGCGCAAGTACAACCACCGAACCGACGCCGtctccgacgccgacaccgaTGCCGGCCACGCCCCCACCCGCACCTCCGCCACAGGCGCGAACCAgaccgccctcgccgcccgcacGCCGCGTGCTGTTTCGACCGAGAACCCCGCtgcgccaccgccggccaACACGGATGAGATagccctcgacgacgacgacgacgtcgccgtcgtcgatgccgacaGACCGTCTGCTGCGGAAGACCAAGAtctcgaagacggcggcgccaggATCTACTCGGATCCCTCCATCGCtcccgccctcgcccatgCCCAGAGCCTCATCGACGAACTGTCCACCCgcgctggcgacggcgacgcagCCGCTCCGTCGGAAGAATCCGCCACCCCCGCACCCATcactctcccctcctcctcctccgcggcGCTGCCCCGACGCCCCGACGCGTCGTGGGGCAAGGAGATGGGGTCCGtcccgacgacgatgcccaCGAGGGAGCGGCCCGCGCAGGCGCAGGCTGCCGACCATCAGCCccgtggcggtggtggtggtggtggacaCTACCAGCAACATCAGGGGAAAGACGGGAAGCCCTGGTGGGAGGGCTACTACGACCGCGCATCCAACGAGAACCCGTGGGATAggctcgagaagaaggccggtgTCCAGTCGAGGGGGTCTTGGGTGCCTCGGGGCCAGGCTCAGACGGCCTGAAGTCGATTGCTGATGGAGGTCTGTTGTTGCTGATGGGAAGGGGGAGTCCTTGGGACCCGGGCTGGATGGAAGCAAGTATGCATGGCATGAGTCACCAACAGCCCATACGAATGATACTGCGGGCGTCATTCACACATCAACCCCCCATCCCTTTGGGCATATCGACATACTAGTCACCGACACCTTCACCGACATTACGTGATACCCCTGACTGCACTGGATCACGATAAGAAAGGACACCACGTCTCATCACATGATACATCACTCAACCTTCAAGGGacccctccccaccccccccgTCCGGGCTTGACTTACGCCCGGGGTGACTGTTACGGTGGCAAGACGGACACCCTCGCATCACGACGGTGGGGCTACGGTGGACACATTgcggacggcggcctggAAGGAAACCACCACGACCGAACAAGAAACGGCTTACGATATACGACTATGAACCGTGGATAAgaacgccatcatcgccgctACAGCACCGCCAGGGGGTTAGAGGCATATTGTCCCCGCCAGACCATGAGCACCGTCACGACGTCACCCCGTCCCTGTCGTTTCCCTTCCCGAAAGGGCAGTATCTCAACGCCCCGAAAAGGACAAGCGTGCCTTACAGAAATGTCAACACTGTATACCCCCTCGCCTGGTCTCTCAGTCTCGATCCCCTTACCTCCACCCCTTCCTGCTGCACTGAAGCCGTCTGCCGGTTTCTGGAGGGACCCTGAAAAGGCTACTGCACCCTCCCCGGGCGCTTGCCCTGGTCTGGCCCTGTCGGCACTCCTCTACGAAAGGAGGGCGTGTGTgtactcttttttttttaaaacAAGAAACCGCCCAAACCATTTCCCGCTCGTCCAATCATATCTCATAATCGTCTCGTGCAACGAACCTCCCctggccaagatccaaaggaAGGTCGTCGGAACCCCACAGTACTGCGTCAGCCaggggccggcgccgaagctgGGGGAGGAAACGATGTGTGTGGAGGTCTTCCCAGCTGCGTGGGAATCTTCTCTCCATCAACCCACACTCCTTGGACCCTGCCTTAACCTTCTCTCCtcagcaggccgccgccgccagccagACATTTCTGCAAAAGCAGCGTGAGATTGGTGGGCTAGGCGGCCGCccaccacctccaccaccacaaaCACCACCCATGTTCGCCCCGCGCCGTGCCGCTGCGCGTCAACCCGTCCCGACTGTCGGGTTCGCCTGGGGCCCCTGTCTCCGTTTTCCCCTCCCTTGCCAGCCCAATATGTACCCAAAAAACAAGCAAAacaaggccgagatggagggaggCGTGCGCTCATCAAAAGTCGACGAAATGCAAAGGAAATCCCCGGGGCTCTGGCGCGTTCCCTTCTCCGCTGTTCCTGCagtgccgttgccgtcggcaGGGATGTGTGCCGTATGTAAGGATGTCGTGCGTTTGGAGATGGTGTGTATAGTGGTGTTAACGACGCGCTGAACTTTTTTTCGGTAATACTTGAAAATGACACGCTAGAAGTGAGTAGGTGTGGCAAGGCTAGAATAGAAGATGCCGGTCGCCGTCTTTTTTCAACGTCGGCCATGTCGCGCGGCTGAACTTTCTTTCGTCACAGAACACCAGAAACCGCGTAGATTCCTAGTACTCGGGCGAGGGATAGCGTGCGCGCGCCTTGTTGTACTCCTTGGTGTGCTTGCGGGAAGTCTTGCTCTTGAGTGATCTGCAGGATGGGAGGAAAAGGTCCGCGTGTTAGTCGCATTGTCTCAGATCTCGCAGGGTTTCCTGTCTTCCCCAAAAATCCCCCCGATTGCAACCCGATCATACCGGCAATCTGGTAACCTTCCCCCCGCCGGTTCGCGGGGCCAGTTTTCGAATGCCGGACCGATCGTTCAATCCTTTTCCCCTCTTGTTTTTCCTTCCCCTCCCGGGCAATGGGAATTACGCGGCTCCCGGGGTGTTGGGGGGCGCAAAGGGCTCAACTTACGAGACTTTCTTCTGCGTCCACTCGAGGTCCGCGCGCACGTC
Protein-coding regions in this window:
- a CDS encoding SPFH domain/Band 7 family protein, which gives rise to MPRHSDSIYEASDHQDNHQQQASSSNSARHLLHNSSARSQSPTMSAANAPHHEGSSTGKGRAPDYDEHDNRTETTTNGGGLGLGQGGFKPHGEMTVKPPTKEDLQRSYAKVVEEDANPKGWYGTMINTFGAVIGTIGAIPCCIVCPNPYKNVNQGNVGLVTKFGKFYKAVDPGLVKVNPLSEKLIQVDVKIQMAEVPQQTCMTKDNVTLHLTSVIYYHIVAPHRAAFGISNVRQALMERTQTTLRHVVGARILQDVIERREEIAQSIGEIIEDVAAGWGVQVESMLIKDIIFSQELQESLSMAAQSKRIGESKIIAAKAEVESAKLMRQAADILSSAPAMQIRYLEAMQAMAKSSNSKVIFLPGPGQTMPNIQQSLSGNQTGESSAGANNGTADFNDFGGQDSGFQQAINSRVIENI